In a single window of the Pongo abelii isolate AG06213 chromosome 1, NHGRI_mPonAbe1-v2.0_pri, whole genome shotgun sequence genome:
- the ADGRB2 gene encoding adhesion G protein-coupled receptor B2 isoform X6, with product MAGSPLGSVAGPGSHRGVAASSSPACPGSPDIGEQKHSVPVATAAPAAAKFRGGRRRAAESPPPPPPPARHRPQGPRAAPCPPPSSARVFLLKEEPPPLRERPSLAVGAGGLHRGGRSLPSAQTPAPEAGWRVCVPQGDRALGERLLRTLSSGPSAGRGPKGTKWGSPPGWRPGQVGRRAPGRRRGKGHRMTPACPLLLSVILSLRLAAAFDPAPSACSALASGVLYGAFSLQDLFPTIASGCSWTLENPDPTKYSLYLRFNRQEQVCAHFAPRLLPLDHYLVNFTCLRPSPEEAVTQAESEVGRPEEEEAEAAAGLELCSGAGPFTFLHFDKNFVQLCLSAEPSEAPRLLAPAALAFRFVEVLLINNNNSSQFTCGVLCRWSEECGRAAGRACGFAQPGCSCPGEAGAGSATTTSPGPPAAHTLSNALVPGGPAPPAEADLHSGSSNDLFTTEMRYGEEPEEEPKVKTQWPRSADEPGLYMAQTGDPAAEEWSPWSVCSLTCGQGLQVRTRSCVSSPYGTLCSGPLRETRPCNNSATCPVHGVWEEWGSWSLCSRSCGRGSRSRMRTCVPPQHGGKACEGPELQTKLCSMAACPVEGQWLEWGPWGPCSTSCANGTQQRSRKCSVAGPAWATCTGALTDTRECSNLECPATDSKWGPWNAWSLCSKTCDTGWQRRFRMCQATGTQGYPCEGTGEEVKPCSEKRCPAFHEMCRDEYVMLMTWKKAAAGEIIYNKCPPNASGSASRRCLLSAQGVAYWGLPSFARCISHEYRYLYLSLREHLAKGQRMLAGEGMSQVVRSLQELLARRTYYSGDLLFSVDILRNVTDTFKRATYVPSADDVQRFFQVVSFMVDAENKEKWDDAQQVSPGSVHLLRVVEDFIHLVGDALKAFQSSLIVTDNLVISIQREPVSAVSSDITFPMRGRRGMKDWVRHSEDRLFLPKEVLSLSSPGKPATSGAAGSPGRGRGPGTVPPGPGHSHQRLLPADPDESSYFVIGAVLYRTLGLILPPPRPPLAVTSRVMTVTVRPPTQPPAEPLITVELSYIINGTTDPHCASWDYSRADASSGDWDTENCQTLETQAAHTRCQCQHLSTFAVLAQPPKDLTLELAGSPSVPLVIGCAVSCMALLTLLAIYAAFWRFIKSERSIILLNFCLSILASNILILVGQSRVLSKGVCTMTAAFLHFFFLSSFCWVLTEAWQSYLAVIGRMRTRLVRKRFLCLGWGLPALVVAVSVGFTRTKGYGTSSYCWLSLEGGLLYAFVGPAAVIVLVNMLIGIIVFNKLMARDGISDKSKKQRAGASLWSSCVVLPLLALTWMSAVLAMTDRRSVLFQALFAVFNSAQGFVITAVHCFLRREVQDVVKCQMGVCRADESEDSPDSCKNGQLQILSDFEKDVDLACQTVLFKEVNTCNPSTITGTLSRLSLDEDEEPKSCLVGPEGSLSFSPLPGNILVPMAASPGLGEPPPPQEANPVYMCGEGGLRQLDLTWLRPTEPGSEGDYMVLPRRTLSLQPGGGGGGGEDAPRARPEGTPRRAAKTVAHTEGYPSFLSVDHSGLGLGPAYGSLQNPYGMTFQPPPPTPSARQVPEPGERSRTMPRTVPGSTMKMGSLERKKLRYSDLDFEKVMHTRKRHSELYHELNQKFHTFDRYRSQSTAKREKRWSVSSGGAAERSVCTDKPSPGERPSLSQHRRHQSWSTFKSMTLGSLPPKPRERLTLHRAAAWEPTEPPDGDFQTEV from the exons ATGGCTGGAAGTCCTCTGGGTAGTGTGGCCGGACCTGGGTCCCACCGGGGAGTGGCAGCCTCCTCATCACCCGCCTGCCCCGGCAGCCCTGACATTGGGGAACAAAAGCATTCGGTTCCTGTAGCAACGGCGGCTCCAGCTGCTGCAAAGTTCCGGGGAGGCAGGCGGAGGGCGGCTGAGTCACCgccccctcccccgccgcccGCGCGGCACCGCCCCCAGGGGCCGAGGGCTGCCCCTTGTCCCCCTCCCAGTTCTGCCCGCGTTTTCCTCCTTAAGGAGGAACCCCCTCCCCTAAGAGAGCGACCCTCTCTGGCAGTCGGAGCGGGAGGGCTACACAGAGGGGGTCGCTCCCTCCCCTCGGCCCAGACCCCAGCTCCGGAGGCAGGATGGAGGGTGTGCGTCCCCCAGGGCGACAGAGCTCTGGGAGAGCGGCTCCTGAGGACCCTGTCCTCGGGTCCGAGCGCTGGCAGAGGACCCAAAGGCACCAAGTGGGGGTCACCGCCTGGGTGGCGGCCTGGGCAGGTCGGGCGGCGAgcgcccgggaggcggagg GGCAAGGGACATAGGATGACCCCAGCCTGTCCCCTCTTACTGTCTGTGATTCTGTCCCTGCGCCTGGCCGCCGCCTTCGACCCCGCCCCCAGTGCCTGCTCTGCCCTGGCCTCGGGTGTGCTCTACGGGGCCTTCTCGCTGCAGGACCTCTTTCCTACCATCGCCTCGGGCTGCTCCTGGACCCTGGAGAACCCTGACCCCACCAAGTACTCCCTCTACCTGCGCTTCAACCGCCAGGAGCAGGTGTGCGCACACTTTGCCCCCCGCCTGCTGCCCCTGGACCACTACCTGGTCAACTTTACCTGCCTGCGGCCTAGCCCCGAGGAGGCGGTGACCCAGGCGGAGTCAGAGGTGGGGCGGCCAgaagaggaggaggcggaggcggcAGCGGGGTTGGAGCTGTGCAGCGGCGCGGGCCCCTTTACCTTCCTGCACTTCGACAAGAACTTCGTGCAGCTGTGCCTGTCAGCTGAGCCCTCTGAGGCCCCGCGCCTGCTGGCGCCCGCTGCCCTAGCCTTCCGCTTTGTCGAGGTCTTgctcatcaacaacaacaactccAGCCAGTTCACCTGTGGTGTGCTCTGCCGCTGGAGTGAGGAGTGTGGCCGCGCTGCCGGCAGGGCCTGCGGCTTTGCTCAGCCAGGCTGCAGCTGCCCTGGAGAGGCGGGGGCTGGCTCCGCCACCACCACATCTCCAGGCCCTCCTGCTGCCCACACCCTGTCCAATGCCCTGGTGCCCGGGGGCCCAGCCCCACCTGCTGAGGCCGATTTGCACTCGGGGAGCAGCAATGATCTATTCACAACCGAGATGAGATATG GTGAGGAGCCGGAAGAGGAACCGAAAGTGAAAACCCAGTGGCCGAGGTCTGCAGATGAGCCTGGGCTATACATGGCGCAGACAG GCGACCCGGCGGCTGAGGAGTGGTCCCCGTGGAGCGTGTGTTCCCTGACGTGTGGGCAGGGTCTGCAGGTGCGGACCCGCTCCTGTGTGTCCTCCCCCTATGGGACCCTGTGCAGCGGGCCCCTGCGGGAGACCCGGCCCTGCAACAATTCAGCCACCTGCCCAG TGCACGGCGTGTGGGAGGAGTGGGGGTCCTGGAGCCTGTGCTCCCGCAGCTGCGGGCGGGGGTCCCGGAGCCGGATGCGGACCTGCGTGCCCCCCCAGCATGGCGGCAAGGCCTGCGAGGGTCCTGAGCTGCAGACTAAGCTCTGCAGTATGGCTGCCTGCCCGG TGGAAGGCCAGTGGCTAGAATGGGGTCCCTGGGGCCCATGCTCCACGTCCTGTGCCAATGGGACCCAGCAGCGCAGCCGGAAGTGCAGCGTGGCgggcccagcctgggccacatgcacGGGTGCCCTCACTGACACCCGGGAGTGCAGCAACCTCGAGTGCCCGG CCACTGATAGCAAGTGGGGGCCGTGGAATGCATGGAGCCTGTGCTCTAAGACGTGTGACACAGGCTGGCAGCGCCGCTTCCGCATGTGCCAGGCCACGGGCACGCAGGGCTACCCCTGTGAGGGCACCGGAGAGGAGGTGAAGCCTTGTAGTGAGAAGAGGTGTCCAG CCTTCCATGAGATGTGCAGGGATGAGTACGTGATGCTGATGACGTGGAAGAAGGCAGCTGCTGGTGAGATCATCTACAACAAGTGCCCCCCGAATGCCTCAG GGTCTGCCAGCCGCCGCTGTCTCCTCAGTGCCCAAGGCGTGGCGTACTGGGGGCTGCCCAGCTTTGCTCGCTGCATCTCCCACGAGTACCGCTACCTGTATCTGTCA CTTAGGGAGCACCTGGCCAAGGGGCAGCGCATGCTGGCGGGCGAGGGCATGTCGCAGGTGGTGCGCAGCCTGCAGGAGCTACTGGCCCGGCGCACCTACTATAGTGGGGACCTGCTCTTCTCTGTGGACATTCTGAGGAATGTCACTGACACCTTTAAGAGGGCCACCTACGTGCCCTCGGCTGATGATGTGCAG CGCTTCTTCCAGGTGGTGAGCTTCATGGTGGATGCAGAAAACAAGGAGAAGTGGGACGATGCTCAGCAG GTGTCCCCTGGCTCTGTGCACCTGCTCCGTGTCGTGGAGGACTTCATTCACCTGGTGGGCGATGCTCTCAAGGCCTTCCAGAGCTCTCTGATTGTCACAGATAATCTAG TGATCAGCATTCAGCGAGAGCCCGTCTCAGCTGTGTCCAGTGACATCACGTTCCCCATGCGGGGCCGCCGGGGCATGAAGGACTGGGTGCGGCACTCAGAGGACCGCCTCTTCCTGCCCAAGGAGGTGCTCAGCCTCTCCTCCCCAGGGAAGCCAGCCACATCTGGGGCAGCAGGCAgccctggcagggggaggggcccAGGAACGGTGCCTCCTGGCCCGGGCCACTCCCACCAGCGCCTCCTCCCAGCAGACCCCGATGAGTCCTCCTACTTTGTGATCGGTGCTGTACTCTACCGCACCCTTGGCCTCATCCTGCCACCTCCCAG GCCCCCACTGGCCGTCACATCCCGGGTGATGACAGTGACTGTGCGCCCCCCTACCCAGCCTCCAGCTGAGCCCCTCATCACTGTGGAGCTCTCCTACATCATCAAT GGGACCACGGATCCCCATTGTGCCAGCTGGGACTACTCCAGAGC AGATGCCAGCTCAGGAGACTGGGACACTGAAAATTGCCAGACCCTGGAGACCCAGGCAGCTCACACTCGCTGCCAGTGCCAGCACCTGTCCACCTTTGCCGTCCTGGCTCAGCCGCCCAAGGACCTG ACCCTGGAGCTGGCGGGCTCCCCCTCGGTCCCCCTGGTGATCGGCTGTGCAGTGTCGTGCATGGCACTGCTCACCCTGCTCGCCATCTATGCCGCCTTTTGGAG GTTCATAAAATCTGAACGCTCCATCATCTTGCTGAACTTCTGCCTGTCCATCTTGGCATCCAACATCCTGATCCTCGTGGGCCAGTCCCGGGTGCTGAGCAAG GGCGTGTGCACCATGACGGCTGCCTTCCTGcacttcttctttctctcctccttttgCTGGGTGCTTACCGAGGCCTGGCAGTCCTACCTGGCTGTCATTGGGCGGATGCGCACCCGCCTCGTTCGCAAGcgcttcctctgcctgggctggG GTCTGCCTGCCCTGGTGGTGGCCGTGTCTGTTGGCTTTACCCGAACGAAAGGATACGGTACATCCAGCTA CTGCTGGCTCTCCCTGGAGGGCGGCCTGCTCTACGCCTTCGTGGGCCCTGCAGCCGTCATTGTCCTG GTGAACATGCTCATCGGAATCATCGTCTTCAACAAGCTCATGGCACGTGATGGCATCTCCGACAAATCTAAGAAGCAGAGGGCCGG GGCCTCACTCTGGAGCTCCTGCGTGGTGCTGCCCCTGCTGGCGCTCACCTGGATGTCTGCCGTCCTGGCTATGACAGACCGCCGTTCCGTCCTCTTCCAGGCCCTCTTTGCTGTCTTCAACTCCGCGCAGGGCTTTGTCATCACTGCTGTGCACTGCTTCCTGCGCCGAGAG GTCCAGGATGTGGTGAAGTGCCAGATGGGGGTGTGCCGGGCTGATGAGAGCGAAGACTCCCCTGACTCGTGTAAGAACGGGCAGCTGCAGATCCTG TCAGACTTTGAAAAGGATGTGGATCTGGCTTGTCAAACAG TGCTGTTCAAGGAGGTCAACACTTGCAACCCGTCCACCATCACGGGCACACTGTCTCGCCTGTCCCTGGATGAGGATGAGGAGCCCAAGTCCTGCCTCGTGGGCCCTGAGGGCAGCCTCAGCTTCTCACCACTGCCTGGGAATATCCTGGTGCCCATGGCAGCCTCACCAGGGCTGGGGGAGCCTCCGCCCCCACAGGAGGCCAACCCTGTTTACATGTGTGGGGAGGGTGGCCTGCGGCAGCTGGACCTCACATGGCTGCGGCCCACTGAGCCAGGCTCTGAGGGAGACTACATGGTGCTGCCCCGGCGGACTTTGAGCCTGCAGCCTGgcggtgggggtggaggtggtgagGATGCCCCCAGGGCCCGGCCCGAGGGGACCCCCCGGCGAGCTGCCAAGACAGTGGCCCACACTGAAGGCTACCCCAGCTTCCTGTCCGTGGACCATTCGGGCCTGGGGCTGGGCCCTGCCTATGGATCTCTCCAGAATCCCTATGGAATGACCTTCCAACCACCACCGCCGACACCCAGCGCCCGCCAAGTGCCCGAGCCAGGGGAGCGCAGCCGGACCATGCCTCGCACCGTGCCCGGCTCTACCATGAAGATGGGCTCCCTGGAG
- the ADGRB2 gene encoding adhesion G protein-coupled receptor B2 isoform X7 — MAGSPLGSVAGPGSHRGVAASSSPACPGSPDIGEQKHSVPVATAAPAAAKFRGGRRRAAESPPPPPPPARHRPQGPRAAPCPPPSSARVFLLKEEPPPLRERPSLAVGAGGLHRGGRSLPSAQTPAPEAGWRVCVPQGDRALGERLLRTLSSGPSAGRGPKGTKWGSPPGWRPGQVGRRAPGRRRGKGHRMTPACPLLLSVILSLRLAAAFDPAPSACSALASGVLYGAFSLQDLFPTIASGCSWTLENPDPTKYSLYLRFNRQEQVCAHFAPRLLPLDHYLVNFTCLRPSPEEAVTQAESEVGRPEEEEAEAAAGLELCSGAGPFTFLHFDKNFVQLCLSAEPSEAPRLLAPAALAFRFVEVLLINNNNSSQFTCGVLCRWSEECGRAAGRACGFAQPGCSCPGEAGAGSATTTSPGPPAAHTLSNALVPGGPAPPAEADLHSGSSNDLFTTEMRYGEEPEEEPKVKTQWPRSADEPGLYMAQTGDPAAEEWSPWSVCSLTCGQGLQVRTRSCVSSPYGTLCSGPLRETRPCNNSATCPVHGVWEEWGSWSLCSRSCGRGSRSRMRTCVPPQHGGKACEGPELQTKLCSMAACPVEGQWLEWGPWGPCSTSCANGTQQRSRKCSVAGPAWATCTGALTDTRECSNLECPATDSKWGPWNAWSLCSKTCDTGWQRRFRMCQATGTQGYPCEGTGEEVKPCSEKRCPAFHEMCRDEYVMLMTWKKAAAGEIIYNKCPPNASGSASRRCLLSAQGVAYWGLPSFARCISHEYRYLYLSLREHLAKGQRMLAGEGMSQVVRSLQELLARRTYYSGDLLFSVDILRNVTDTFKRATYVPSADDVQRFFQVVSFMVDAENKEKWDDAQQVSPGSVHLLRVVEDFIHLVGDALKAFQSSLIVTDNLVISIQREPVSAVSSDITFPMRGRRGMKDWVRHSEDRLFLPKEVLSLSSPGKPATSGAAGSPGRGRGPGTVPPGPGHSHQRLLPADPDESSYFVIGAVLYRTLGLILPPPRPPLAVTSRVMTVTVRPPTQPPAEPLITVELSYIINGTTDPHCASWDYSRADASSGDWDTENCQTLETQAAHTRCQCQHLSTFAVLAQPPKDLTLELAGSPSVPLVIGCAVSCMALLTLLAIYAAFWRFIKSERSIILLNFCLSILASNILILVGQSRVLSKGVCTMTAAFLHFFFLSSFCWVLTEAWQSYLAVIGRMRTRLVRKRFLCLGWGLPALVVAVSVGFTRTKGYGTSSYCWLSLEGGLLYAFVGPAAVIVLVNMLIGIIVFNKLMARDGISDKSKKQRAGASLWSSCVVLPLLALTWMSAVLAMTDRRSVLFQALFAVFNSAQGFVITAVHCFLRREVQDVVKCQMGVCRADESEDSPDSCKNGQLQILSDFEKDVDLACQTVLFKEVNTCNPSTITGTLSRLSLDEDEEPKSCLVGPEGSLSFSPLPGNILVPMAASPGLGEPPPPQEANPVYMCGEGGLRQLDLTWLRPTEPGSEGDYMVLPRRTLSLQPGGGGGGGEDAPRARPEGTPRRAAKTVAHTEGYPSFLSVDHSGLGLGPAYGSLQNPYGMTFQPPPPTPSARQVPEPGERSRTMPRTVPGSTMKMGSLERKKLRYSDLDFEVMHTRKRHSELYHELNQKFHTFDRYRSQSTAKREKRWSVSSGGAAERSVCTDKPSPGERPSLSQHRRHQSWSTFKSMTLGSLPPKPRERLTLHRAAAWEPTEPPDGDFQTEV, encoded by the exons ATGGCTGGAAGTCCTCTGGGTAGTGTGGCCGGACCTGGGTCCCACCGGGGAGTGGCAGCCTCCTCATCACCCGCCTGCCCCGGCAGCCCTGACATTGGGGAACAAAAGCATTCGGTTCCTGTAGCAACGGCGGCTCCAGCTGCTGCAAAGTTCCGGGGAGGCAGGCGGAGGGCGGCTGAGTCACCgccccctcccccgccgcccGCGCGGCACCGCCCCCAGGGGCCGAGGGCTGCCCCTTGTCCCCCTCCCAGTTCTGCCCGCGTTTTCCTCCTTAAGGAGGAACCCCCTCCCCTAAGAGAGCGACCCTCTCTGGCAGTCGGAGCGGGAGGGCTACACAGAGGGGGTCGCTCCCTCCCCTCGGCCCAGACCCCAGCTCCGGAGGCAGGATGGAGGGTGTGCGTCCCCCAGGGCGACAGAGCTCTGGGAGAGCGGCTCCTGAGGACCCTGTCCTCGGGTCCGAGCGCTGGCAGAGGACCCAAAGGCACCAAGTGGGGGTCACCGCCTGGGTGGCGGCCTGGGCAGGTCGGGCGGCGAgcgcccgggaggcggagg GGCAAGGGACATAGGATGACCCCAGCCTGTCCCCTCTTACTGTCTGTGATTCTGTCCCTGCGCCTGGCCGCCGCCTTCGACCCCGCCCCCAGTGCCTGCTCTGCCCTGGCCTCGGGTGTGCTCTACGGGGCCTTCTCGCTGCAGGACCTCTTTCCTACCATCGCCTCGGGCTGCTCCTGGACCCTGGAGAACCCTGACCCCACCAAGTACTCCCTCTACCTGCGCTTCAACCGCCAGGAGCAGGTGTGCGCACACTTTGCCCCCCGCCTGCTGCCCCTGGACCACTACCTGGTCAACTTTACCTGCCTGCGGCCTAGCCCCGAGGAGGCGGTGACCCAGGCGGAGTCAGAGGTGGGGCGGCCAgaagaggaggaggcggaggcggcAGCGGGGTTGGAGCTGTGCAGCGGCGCGGGCCCCTTTACCTTCCTGCACTTCGACAAGAACTTCGTGCAGCTGTGCCTGTCAGCTGAGCCCTCTGAGGCCCCGCGCCTGCTGGCGCCCGCTGCCCTAGCCTTCCGCTTTGTCGAGGTCTTgctcatcaacaacaacaactccAGCCAGTTCACCTGTGGTGTGCTCTGCCGCTGGAGTGAGGAGTGTGGCCGCGCTGCCGGCAGGGCCTGCGGCTTTGCTCAGCCAGGCTGCAGCTGCCCTGGAGAGGCGGGGGCTGGCTCCGCCACCACCACATCTCCAGGCCCTCCTGCTGCCCACACCCTGTCCAATGCCCTGGTGCCCGGGGGCCCAGCCCCACCTGCTGAGGCCGATTTGCACTCGGGGAGCAGCAATGATCTATTCACAACCGAGATGAGATATG GTGAGGAGCCGGAAGAGGAACCGAAAGTGAAAACCCAGTGGCCGAGGTCTGCAGATGAGCCTGGGCTATACATGGCGCAGACAG GCGACCCGGCGGCTGAGGAGTGGTCCCCGTGGAGCGTGTGTTCCCTGACGTGTGGGCAGGGTCTGCAGGTGCGGACCCGCTCCTGTGTGTCCTCCCCCTATGGGACCCTGTGCAGCGGGCCCCTGCGGGAGACCCGGCCCTGCAACAATTCAGCCACCTGCCCAG TGCACGGCGTGTGGGAGGAGTGGGGGTCCTGGAGCCTGTGCTCCCGCAGCTGCGGGCGGGGGTCCCGGAGCCGGATGCGGACCTGCGTGCCCCCCCAGCATGGCGGCAAGGCCTGCGAGGGTCCTGAGCTGCAGACTAAGCTCTGCAGTATGGCTGCCTGCCCGG TGGAAGGCCAGTGGCTAGAATGGGGTCCCTGGGGCCCATGCTCCACGTCCTGTGCCAATGGGACCCAGCAGCGCAGCCGGAAGTGCAGCGTGGCgggcccagcctgggccacatgcacGGGTGCCCTCACTGACACCCGGGAGTGCAGCAACCTCGAGTGCCCGG CCACTGATAGCAAGTGGGGGCCGTGGAATGCATGGAGCCTGTGCTCTAAGACGTGTGACACAGGCTGGCAGCGCCGCTTCCGCATGTGCCAGGCCACGGGCACGCAGGGCTACCCCTGTGAGGGCACCGGAGAGGAGGTGAAGCCTTGTAGTGAGAAGAGGTGTCCAG CCTTCCATGAGATGTGCAGGGATGAGTACGTGATGCTGATGACGTGGAAGAAGGCAGCTGCTGGTGAGATCATCTACAACAAGTGCCCCCCGAATGCCTCAG GGTCTGCCAGCCGCCGCTGTCTCCTCAGTGCCCAAGGCGTGGCGTACTGGGGGCTGCCCAGCTTTGCTCGCTGCATCTCCCACGAGTACCGCTACCTGTATCTGTCA CTTAGGGAGCACCTGGCCAAGGGGCAGCGCATGCTGGCGGGCGAGGGCATGTCGCAGGTGGTGCGCAGCCTGCAGGAGCTACTGGCCCGGCGCACCTACTATAGTGGGGACCTGCTCTTCTCTGTGGACATTCTGAGGAATGTCACTGACACCTTTAAGAGGGCCACCTACGTGCCCTCGGCTGATGATGTGCAG CGCTTCTTCCAGGTGGTGAGCTTCATGGTGGATGCAGAAAACAAGGAGAAGTGGGACGATGCTCAGCAG GTGTCCCCTGGCTCTGTGCACCTGCTCCGTGTCGTGGAGGACTTCATTCACCTGGTGGGCGATGCTCTCAAGGCCTTCCAGAGCTCTCTGATTGTCACAGATAATCTAG TGATCAGCATTCAGCGAGAGCCCGTCTCAGCTGTGTCCAGTGACATCACGTTCCCCATGCGGGGCCGCCGGGGCATGAAGGACTGGGTGCGGCACTCAGAGGACCGCCTCTTCCTGCCCAAGGAGGTGCTCAGCCTCTCCTCCCCAGGGAAGCCAGCCACATCTGGGGCAGCAGGCAgccctggcagggggaggggcccAGGAACGGTGCCTCCTGGCCCGGGCCACTCCCACCAGCGCCTCCTCCCAGCAGACCCCGATGAGTCCTCCTACTTTGTGATCGGTGCTGTACTCTACCGCACCCTTGGCCTCATCCTGCCACCTCCCAG GCCCCCACTGGCCGTCACATCCCGGGTGATGACAGTGACTGTGCGCCCCCCTACCCAGCCTCCAGCTGAGCCCCTCATCACTGTGGAGCTCTCCTACATCATCAAT GGGACCACGGATCCCCATTGTGCCAGCTGGGACTACTCCAGAGC AGATGCCAGCTCAGGAGACTGGGACACTGAAAATTGCCAGACCCTGGAGACCCAGGCAGCTCACACTCGCTGCCAGTGCCAGCACCTGTCCACCTTTGCCGTCCTGGCTCAGCCGCCCAAGGACCTG ACCCTGGAGCTGGCGGGCTCCCCCTCGGTCCCCCTGGTGATCGGCTGTGCAGTGTCGTGCATGGCACTGCTCACCCTGCTCGCCATCTATGCCGCCTTTTGGAG GTTCATAAAATCTGAACGCTCCATCATCTTGCTGAACTTCTGCCTGTCCATCTTGGCATCCAACATCCTGATCCTCGTGGGCCAGTCCCGGGTGCTGAGCAAG GGCGTGTGCACCATGACGGCTGCCTTCCTGcacttcttctttctctcctccttttgCTGGGTGCTTACCGAGGCCTGGCAGTCCTACCTGGCTGTCATTGGGCGGATGCGCACCCGCCTCGTTCGCAAGcgcttcctctgcctgggctggG GTCTGCCTGCCCTGGTGGTGGCCGTGTCTGTTGGCTTTACCCGAACGAAAGGATACGGTACATCCAGCTA CTGCTGGCTCTCCCTGGAGGGCGGCCTGCTCTACGCCTTCGTGGGCCCTGCAGCCGTCATTGTCCTG GTGAACATGCTCATCGGAATCATCGTCTTCAACAAGCTCATGGCACGTGATGGCATCTCCGACAAATCTAAGAAGCAGAGGGCCGG GGCCTCACTCTGGAGCTCCTGCGTGGTGCTGCCCCTGCTGGCGCTCACCTGGATGTCTGCCGTCCTGGCTATGACAGACCGCCGTTCCGTCCTCTTCCAGGCCCTCTTTGCTGTCTTCAACTCCGCGCAGGGCTTTGTCATCACTGCTGTGCACTGCTTCCTGCGCCGAGAG GTCCAGGATGTGGTGAAGTGCCAGATGGGGGTGTGCCGGGCTGATGAGAGCGAAGACTCCCCTGACTCGTGTAAGAACGGGCAGCTGCAGATCCTG TCAGACTTTGAAAAGGATGTGGATCTGGCTTGTCAAACAG TGCTGTTCAAGGAGGTCAACACTTGCAACCCGTCCACCATCACGGGCACACTGTCTCGCCTGTCCCTGGATGAGGATGAGGAGCCCAAGTCCTGCCTCGTGGGCCCTGAGGGCAGCCTCAGCTTCTCACCACTGCCTGGGAATATCCTGGTGCCCATGGCAGCCTCACCAGGGCTGGGGGAGCCTCCGCCCCCACAGGAGGCCAACCCTGTTTACATGTGTGGGGAGGGTGGCCTGCGGCAGCTGGACCTCACATGGCTGCGGCCCACTGAGCCAGGCTCTGAGGGAGACTACATGGTGCTGCCCCGGCGGACTTTGAGCCTGCAGCCTGgcggtgggggtggaggtggtgagGATGCCCCCAGGGCCCGGCCCGAGGGGACCCCCCGGCGAGCTGCCAAGACAGTGGCCCACACTGAAGGCTACCCCAGCTTCCTGTCCGTGGACCATTCGGGCCTGGGGCTGGGCCCTGCCTATGGATCTCTCCAGAATCCCTATGGAATGACCTTCCAACCACCACCGCCGACACCCAGCGCCCGCCAAGTGCCCGAGCCAGGGGAGCGCAGCCGGACCATGCCTCGCACCGTGCCCGGCTCTACCATGAAGATGGGCTCCCTGGAG